CCAACGAGCTCTTAGCAGCATGCATCATCACTCCACCCCGTCCCCACTGTCACCCCAACAGCTATTTGACATAGGTTAGGTTGAGAATGGCTGACTATCCCAAAATCATCTAGTGGGTTTCATGACCGAATAGTATCTGTCACCTTGTCCAGTACTCTGTTTAATACTCTACTCTTGACTCCTAGTGTAATAATTCTTGTGCGATTGTATCTCGCTTCCTACATTTCAGGAACTATATTTCACGAACCTTTCTAAACAGAAACAAAAGCGAGTAATGGAGAAGAATGGGAACAACCGGAAACTTCGGGTTTGTGTTGCTACCTGCAACAGGGCTGATTATTCCAAATTGGCCCCAATCATGTTTGGCATTAAAGCAGAGCCACAATTCTTTGAGCTGGATGTTGTGGTTTTGGGCTCCCACCTGATTGATGACTATGGGTAAGGTGTATAATTTTGTTTGTTCTGCTGTCTTGGCAGCCCTGAATATACTTGCTATCATTATTGCATGCAATGCTGATAAATCAAATAGGACAATCTCTATGAACTGATTATGTAACAATTTATTGCTATTTTTGCAAACAATATCAGACAATATCAGACACATAGTAGTAAAGCTGAATAAAATTAATGCCAACTTTCATTCTTCTAGGTCACTCATAACTGCAGTGCCTTTGTTCTGTAATAAAATGTTACCTTCTTGGAATATGGCACACAATATTTAATCAAGTTTAAAAAGAATGGTAGGCTAAGTCTTAGGGATGAGAATGCATGGAAAGCCTTTGGGTATGGAAAGCCTTTATTTTTCAGCTGCTTTTCAGGGAATAAAAGCATAGCAGTGGACATTGCTGGGAAGCAGTTTCTGCTTTTCCTGGGGTACTTTTTGGCACTGAAAAATCTTAGAAATAGTCATTTATTTGGGTTTTTAGAGATAACTGCCCTGAACATCATTTGCAGGAGGACTAGGCCAGTTTGATGATCATAGTCCTGAGGCTTTGGATTGCGTTTGAATGTAGTGTTCACAAAACACAACACAGTAATAAGTGTCTTCAAATGATGTTGCAGATATGAACCTAAAAGGAGAGATTTTGTTTTGCTGTACAGCAGAAGATGGGGGGTTGGCACTcttaataaaatgatttttttattgcaAAAGACTTATTCCAGTTTTCCTGATCCCTGTCCTGAACAACTTATTCTGCTAATAttgtaattaaaggtaaaggtaaaggtacccctgcccgtacgggccagtcttgacagactctggggttgtgcgcccatctcactcaagaggccgggggccagcgctgtccggagacacttccgggtcacgtggccagcgtgacatcgctgctctggcgagccagagccgcacacggaaacgccgtttaccttcccgctggtaagcggtccctatttatctacttgcacccgggggtgctttcgaactgctaggttggcaggcgctgggaccgaacgacgggagcgcaccccgccgcggggattcgaaccgccgacctttcgatcggcaagccctaggcgctgaggcttttacccacagcgccacccgcgtcccttaatattGTAATTAACACCATGCTAAATCAGAGTTGCAGCTccatccatttttttaaagcatcgtTTTTCAATAGAAGCCTAATTACAGTGAGTAGcttgcgattttttttttttattttttacataggTGTTCGGTCCAGACCATGAGCAATATCTAAATTGAGAAATTTGTGAGGGCTATGTAGGAAATGCACCATAATTCTAAGGAATAATGCCAGCTATTAAGAAATTGCAAGGTCTAACCTTCAAGTCCTTTCTCAGTGATAGCTTTCCATTTTGGCAGGATGCCAGTGGTCACGAAGAAGTTAGTAGCTTTGCTAACCATCCAATTCCAATTgatgtgtttgcttgttttcttttaagataaaaaataaagagTGCTTTGCTGGCTTTCAAACTTTTTGGCTGGAATTAGGGATTAAATTATGGACTGAAACAATTAAGAATTCCAATATAATTGAGGCAGGAAAGTAAATCACTTTTGCagatggaaggaaaaaatttttcctCCTCATTCTTATGACTCCTGACTTTTGCCCACTTCTCATTTTGCAGATAGTTTTGTGATTAACACTAATAATGATGCTGGAACATCTCAAGTGTTTCGTCTTTCCCCTTTCGTTGCGTCTCAGCAGTGTTCATTTCCTCTTACTAACAGCAAAATATAGTTTTATTTTGGCACAGTGCAGTTTCATTTTTATATTACTAGTTTTTAAATCCTATGATTATATCAGAAGTTATGTTAAACACTAGAATGCTGTCCATCTCCATATTCATAAAGTGGAATTGGAGCAACATTCACTTTCACAAGTGACTATAATGTTGATCATCTGAATCCATTATCACTTGGGATAAACTTTTGGAATCTAGAGTATCCAAACCTCTCAGCCATAGATAAACATAGAAATTTTAATAGTTTGTAACTAGTTGCATgggttttaaaaatgttattatttCCTAATGTTAGTCATAAATTGTCAAAGAAACACCATTTTATGAAACACCGTTTTGCAATTTTAacactttcccctcttcctctttccaGTAACACTTACCGTATGATTGAACAGGACGACTTTGACATCCACACTAGGTTACACACCATAGTGAGAGGAGAAGATGAGGCCGCCATGGTGGAGTCTGTAGGCCTTGCCTTGGTCAAGCTGCCAGATGTCCTCAATCGTCTGAAGCCTGACATAATGATAGTCCATGGAGACAGGTTTGATGCTTTAGCATTAGCAACATCTGCAGCCTTAATGAACATTCGAATTCTTCATATTGAAGGCGGAGAAGTCAGCGGTACTATAGATGACTCCATCAGACATGCCATAACCAAGCTGGCTCATTACCATGTGTGTTGCACAAGAAGTGCGGAGCAGCATTTGATATCTATGTGTGAAGACCACGACCGTATCCTCTTGGCAGGCTGCCCTTCATATGATAAGTTGTTATCTGCCAAAAACAAGGACTACATGAGCGTTATCCTCATGTGGTTAGGTAGGTGTGCTGTGAATATAGGCTATccgacctgtgaccctccaagtTGAATGCAGGCCACCAGCTTTATATGACAGCCTAATAATAGTGGTTGCAGGTACAGAGCAAAGGGGATGTTTTGTACCCCCTAATGGGGCTGCCATCATGGTTAGTGGGATGCATTTGGCTTGGTGTGTCACACATTGTGCAGTCTTTCTTTAGGTTATGTGTGGAGATTGGTGCTGTTCTCTTACCTCTAATTAGATGAGTAAGGAAGGCTTATTCAGGAAGACACAAGTATAATCATGTGAGGCTGGTTTGTGTACGGTTGGGCTGTGAACATTTGCCCTTTGTGCACCTCTGTTCCAGCCTTTCCCCAGTGTTATCCATTAGCTTGGGGTTACAGATCACAAGGACATCCTTCATACATTTGGTAGGCTGTCCTGCTGCTGACAAACTGACAATGTGTTAGGTAGGCAGAGGTAGGGTTATAAGCTCAGTTGCACTCTCCTGTCTCGCAGGATTATCCTTGCATGTTCCTAAATGCCCAGAGTCTTTGACTCCTGTTCATATCTTCATAAGTAGACATTTTGTAGTGAAAATTGGGGTCTCTTAATCTTGGGGTATATGGAGAATATTGCAGAACCCTGAGAGAATTTTGCATTAGGAACAATGAATGTAAGGCATGTACAATAAACAGTGTAGCAGCATATATTTCAGAGACTTCTGATTTGTTGTAACCATCCAGATGAGCGAGTTCAATTCTTTGGGGTTTGACAATAGAAGTTCTTAAATGTAAATCTTCTCCTGCATTGTGGGTACAAACTGCTTATTAGGTTTGGGGTGGAGTTCAAAATAAATTGAACCAAGTATTGTATAATATACAGAGACtagaatccaatatctctgtctttaaaataaatgaagacACTTTCCTTTTAAGGCCAAGGATTGTCACAAAGCTGAACAGATAAATGATTGTACTAAAATAATCTGGCACCGTGCATAATTCAATCTTGATCAGATCTTCCCAAACCACTGGTAGATAATGCAAGAAATACTCCAGGTAACTACTGTAATGACTTCAgaacaatttattttttatttcacagtGGAATAAATCTTGAGTAATTTCCCAGAATGAAATATGGAGTTTTTTGGTTCTTGTCCAACCCAATTAattatattacttttttaaagctggattttgtttttactttgcttttaCAGGTGAAGATGTAAAACCAAAGGATTATATAATTGCTTTACAGCACCCAGTGACCACAGACATTAAACATTCCATAAAGATGTTTGAATTGACTTTGGATGCCTTAATCTCTTTTAACAAGAGGACGTTGGTTTTATTTCCAAATATTGACGCAGGTGAGGGAAAAGAGTTCTTATTCAAGGAATCTAAAGTTAATATTGTAGCCTGTGAAGAGAATGAAAAATACTTGCTTTTGAATGCTACCAGATGCAGCCCCTCGGGCCCATCAGCTCCCAaatggttgcccagaagggaatatggCTCTCAGACCGAAAAGGTTTCCCCATTCATGGTGTACATAGTGATGCTTCCAAAATTCAGTTACTTACCATTAAGTGATCTACTGTTATTTTCATTACAGGGAGCAAAGAAATGGTTCGGGTAATGAGGAAGAAGGGTGTTGAACACCACCCCAATTTTCGAGCAGTAAAGCATGTTCCATTTGACCAGTTCATTCAGCTGGTGGCTCACGCTGGCTGTATGATTGGAAACAGCAGCTGTGGTGTGCGAGAGGTTGGGGCATTTGGTACTCCTGTCATCAATCTTGGAACACGCCAGATAGGAAGAGAAACAGGTATTGTATTCAAATAAGGCTAGCAGTGTTATCCTTGGTTAGTAGGCATATATGTCTGTACTGGATACATGCAGAGCTACCTTCCTGCATTTCTTTTCTTAGGTGCCCAGCTTTGTTACTTAGAAATGATAACTGGCAAATGGTTTTTGTGGCTGTTTTTAAATAAGAAAGTATCTTTTGCCATAGTTCAAACTCATCAGTAAGACTAAGGGAAAACTATATTTTCTGCAACCCATGTATCAGAAATGTATAATAAAGCAGtgcttttattatgtcttttgacCAACTGAGGAAGCCACCAGATAGAACAGGAAACCAGACGGTAATGTTGCTAATGGAGCAAAGATTGCTTAGCATTCTCTTGGCATGGAGAAAAGAGCCTCATAGTTGGGGCAGGGGATAACTTTGACAAAGGAAATAAAtccaatccccacccccacccccgatggAATAACTAAAGCtgcaagggaggaaagaaggcGAAGAAGCTTGCTTTCAACCCATCTTTTGGCCCAGATGCTATCCAGTATTGTGAGCACTTTGAACCTATATTGCCAAAGACAAGCCTTCTTGTGATAGCTCTGTGGCTTCAGATACAAAGGGTCAGAACAAGCTCTCTCACACAAGCTCTCTGAAGCCATCAtggtggaggggagagggcttgggTGTGTTTTGTACCTGGCTTAAGCAGAGACACTGCTTGCCTGAATGTGGGGGCTGAAATGTCCAAAGAGGACGTAAGGTAAAATAAGGGGGGAAATCCTCTTCTTCCATGCTCATCTTTTTCTTCTCTGCCTTGTTTGGTCATGGGGCCCGTTTGTACTATTGCATTATCAAAGCCCATTTCATTGTGCAGCAGTGATCAAGGCACATCACATACTATGGAATTAATGGGCACAAGCAACCATATCTGTATTTGAGTTCCTGTTTTAGAGTCGGTTGTCCTACAGAGGAtcaaacagcttgggaccaggcaGCTTGGGCTCCAAGTTCTATATAATGTAGCCAAGTGCCTTATGTACTTGCTTGGCAATCACACTGCCATAAGTGTGCTGTGCTTTTTTCCATGCTTCGAGGGAACACCATGTACACTTTTGCACGTTCAGCACTGTAGTTGAACTTTAATTCATATACACAGACTGTCATTGCCAAAAGTGTGAAAACAATAGTATCATTATCTTAAAATTGAATAGTTATAGTCAATAGCAGACGGTGGAGTGGGGCGGAGAGGCTCACTTGACTTCCCAACAGTTGAACCACTGTTTATTATtagaggggcaaggcagtgggaAGGTCAGTGCTGTTTGCACTTCACCAGCCTCCTCaccccttcccctctccttcctgacCAGGTAAGCACGGCCGCTGCACCATGCAATCTGCTACTGATTATACTAGCCtatctgcctgcaatgcaggtgtAACATCTCTCCAACTCCAATCTCATCACTTGTAACTGTGCCTGGTGAGGATATGTTGATAGCGTTCAAAAGCaagtatttttcattttaaattcattttcttCCTAAATATTACTGCTATCACTTTTCCAAAAACAAAATCAAGGTGAAAATGTCCTTCACGTTCGTGATGCTGACACACAGGACAAAATACTGCAAGCTCTGCACCTCCAGTTTGGGAAACAATATCCTTGGTAAGTACAGCCATTAAAATAGTGAAAATACGTTTGTTATGTTGCAACTTTCCCCTGCTGGTTAAGCAGCAGCAGTGCCACTGGTCAGGAAGGTGGCAGTGTGGCATCACACTGAGCTCCTCTGCCAATATGCCAAGTGCAGTTGCAGCATAGATTTGTTTAAAGCTATTACAATACTGACAGTTACATTTTTGTTAATCCTCAATACGTATTTTTTTAACTTTCCCTAATACATATTAAAGTTTGCATCACTAGCAGATAAATGTTAAGCTTTAATACAGGAAGGGCCTGTGGCTACACCAGCATATAGCTAACAAGTGCTGGTGCCATTCTGGTTTTGCACAGGTGTTGCATTTATATTGCAGAAATACGTGTAGATATAATTATTTAGGATCAAATTCTCATCTACATCTAGTACTGAAGTTTTTCCCCATGATGTTGGTAAAACACTGTTCAGCCACGTTTTATAGAGGATATCATCATTATGTAAAATAGAACTGTTTTATTTCTGTGAATTGATCTGATGCTGACAGTGTTGGTTGAGCCCCTTACACCAGAGTCTTAATGGCAACAAACTGTCTTAAAGTTGGGTATCCTACAttattcccctttcctttttgtaATAAGAAGTTTGTAGTGTGACTATATTAAACTAAATTGCAATGTTGATAGTGTGCAGCAGATAAGAGACTGAACTCCAAATGAGGAACTCCCTGTTTTAAATCGTTTGTCTGCCATAGACAGCTTTAGGGCAGCCACATTCTCTCAGCCATAGCTCTCCCTTGTAATATAGGAATAATAATACTAACTCACATTACAGGATTCTCAGGATTACTGGGATAATGAATATAAAGCACTTTGCACACTCAAAAGCTCTATATACATACGTTCTCATCAGACTCGCAGCTCACTTAGGTTACTAATCCATCACATGGAACTCTTCAACATAACTGTATGAATATTTAACACTTTCATTCTTCTGTGGGTGTATTTCAATGCTTGATAAAAATGTGTCTGTACTGCACTCTTTCTCTAGCTGATCTTTATATCTTTAccatttcccatcactttcctgtgCGTCATTACAATCTGTCTCATATAGTCTGATTTAATGCAGAGCTACTCAGAAGTACATCCCCCAGAGTTAAGTTTGGTTTACTTCCAGTTAAGGATGGATAGAATTATAGCTTCTGGTTTTTATGTACAGTGCCAAGGTCATAAGCACAGTAGAAATAGTTAGAATAATATAAGTGCATAATTTTGCCAACTAGGCAAAAACCCAGCTAGATTCTTGAATAAGCAGTATGCAGGTTGATATATAGATCTATGAAAAATGTCATTTTAGATATCCTTAAATGTAGTTTTCCAGTTGAAATAGATGAGATTTAGATTGACTTAACTTTTGACTAAATTCATTTAACTTTTCAAATTTATGTTTCCTATAAATTTGCAAATCAGTTATCACAAGCGCAAATTCTTCCTGAGAAAATTGTATTTTTGTCTTCTTCCCCCCTACTTGCAATCTAGAAATCGTTGATTAGGAATTTAAGGTGTGTAATTTTGTAACATGTCACCTACATTAATTGCTGTTATTTGATGTTATAGTTCAAAGATATATGGAGATGGGAATGCTGTTCCAAGAATCCTAAAGTTTCTTAAGTCTATTGATCTTCAAGAACCCCTTCAGAAGAAATTCTGCTTCCCTTCTGTAAAGGAAAACATCTCTCAAGATATTGACCATATCCTTGAGACCCAGAGTGCTCTGGCAGTGGATCTGGGTGGAACAAACCTCCGAGTTGCAATTGTCAGCATGAAGGTAATTATAAACAGTAAGACCGGGTGGGAACTTCTATTGgggaggttggggtggggtgcacaGTGCAATTTTTAAGAAGATTAATGGATCACATTTAAAAAACCATGCAGAATGTGCATGTTTATCTATTTATGTGGTACTGTTTTTGAGGTTGGTCCAAaggcttcagctggtgcagaacacaGTGGATGGGTTGCTTTTGGTGGCAAACTACCACTAGCATATAACACCTTGCTAGTTAGATTTGTACTGGCTGCCAATCCGCTACTAGGCCACGTAGACGGTTTTGGTACTTACAGACAAGGGTCTATATAAAAGCAGCATATTTAATAGACTGCCTTATCCTTAACATACCATCAAATAGGTCACTGCATTATGCAGGAGAGTTCCTTATCAGAAGCCTGCTCTACAGTAAGATGGAGCAGGAATTTTAGTGTTCTGCCCCTGTCCTGCAGAACACCATCCCTGCTAAGATATGACATTTCCCAGAAATTATTGGATACATCTTTCTTTCAAAAGCTTCTGCTGCATGTTTTGAAAAGCTCATAATGTTagttttgtgctgtttttaaccGCTTTTGTTACGTTTTGTGCATCACTTTGGGACATATgtggaaggcaattaataaataacaatttcACTCAACCATAAGGCAGTTCTGTAGGGAGAGTAGCATGTTGGCACTAAATTAGCTGCATAGGAAAAGCCCTCTGAAACCCAAAGGCATGAGAATTTCCTATATCATATACAGCCTACTTCAATAAGTTTATATTGATGATCCATAGTCATAAAACAAAACTTACAGCTATAGCCATACATCAATGTCCCAGCAATCCAAAAAGGGTTGTACACTTGAATTCAAACAATTCACAGAAGAAGGTGCAAGTCAAAATCCTATTGAACACTCTTGGGAGTGGGATTGAACCACTTAAAAAACAGGAAGAAAGTCTGTCACATGCAGGTTACATCCTGGTTGATGGTGAAGCCTGCATACAAACAATGCATATCTCCAGCATATCTCCAACAAGATGAACCCCTGTGCTATGCAACTGGAAGGCATTATGCGGGGTGGGTCTACCATGCTAGTATTCCTGGTGAataacttaaaacattttttaaaaaagcttgattttatttaatgaaagggttggcatccacctgtctcaggagacagtgaAGGAGTGcatcttgggggagggggtggcacaAAGTAAACCactggaaggttgcagtgcctgctgtggttgtaAAGAACGATACGAgagggacatgttttgttgcagctggggcagatgaaggtatccagttgtgctgctgcagatgtaccatggcatttcttttCTCTGCGCTCCTCCTAGCGGTCTttcctcttctggtcactgctaCATGTGCAGGACCTGTCTGTCTGTTTCCAGCCACTGCAGCCATCTGCAACcttacattatttatttaatgtaaacTCTTTTCAAAGTACAGGTGACAAGCACTGTTTCAGAAGGGATAGTCTCCTCTTCACACTTGCAGAGGAGGGATACTTTTCTAAGATGGCACCTGCTGTGAAATACTCACACGTCATCTAAAAACAAAGCTAGTATGCTTATTTCCCTTAAACGATTGTTTTGATTGCTCCATTGCTCCTTTCCTGCTGTAGAGTGTGTTGACCTCACCATTTTCCTCCCATCTGGAGTGCAAACAGTCTTTGGACCAGCAATTAAGCATAGACTGAGCTTGGGCATATAGCTTgtaggagtaaggtaaaggtaaatgtacccctgcccgtacgggccagtcttgccagactctagggttgtgcgcccatctcactctataggccgggggccagcgctgtccgcagacacttccgggtcacgtggccagcgtgacaagctgcatctggctcgccagcacagcacacggaacgccgtttaccttcccgctagtaagcggtccctatttatctacttgcacccgggggtgcttttgaactgctaggttggcaggcgctgggaccgagcaacgggagcgcaccccgccgcggggattcgaaccgccgacctttcgatcggcaagtcctaggcgctgaggctttaacccacagcgccacccgcgtccccagcttGTAGGAGTAGGATATGCCAATTGAGTACATCCCATCCCTGAATGAAAGCCCAGGGAGGTTGCATGGTTACAAACACTTCTGTCTCCTCAGCTTACATTTGTATACTATGCATATTCTCTTGCTCTTTGATCCCTGTCACATATTTGACAGCCTGTGGAGAAGCCACTTTTAATATAGTTGTGGTCAGTTAGAAAAATATGAGAAGCTTAATGGTGTTTCCCTCTCACTTAGGGTGAAATAGTTAAGAAATATACCCAGCTGAATCCAAAAACTTACGAGGACAGAATAGCGTTGATCCTTAAGATGTGTGTAGAGGTTGCCTCAGAAGCAGTAAATCTGAACTGCAGAATTCTGGGTGTGGGTAAGTTtttaacaaactttttttttttttacttcactaAAGGAGAACATTAAATCAAAGTGCTATATATTTCAAAGATAATTACTATATTTATTGATTTAGAACATTTTGTTGAACAGAGttccctgggtgggttacacaATGCTGGATCTGCTGTACAATTTAAACTGACTTAATACAGAAAACAGTTAAAGGCAGATCTGTTTGTAATTATAAACTGCAAAATGCATTACTATGTTATATTAATGCTTATATATAGTTCTGTAATTCTGCACCTTGTGCTTTTCATAACAAGTTGCTAAATTCTGCAAAAGTAATTTGCATTTGCACATATTTGATCATATTCTTTTCCTTTGAGACTAAAGGGGAAAAAGGCACTGATTGCAGTACTAAAGGTTGGGGTGACATAGAAGACACAGCCTTAATCAGCCTTTAAGTCCTTTGCAGCTTCTGGGATCCCTTTTACTTTTATATCCATGAGATGTGTGATAGACAAGGAACAATGAAGGACAAGTCAAAATCTGAAGCCAGCTAGTGCTGTTGATGCATCTCCTTTAAAGTTTGAAGAAAATGAGTGACACTTTGTAGCTTGCTTAGGGGGGATTACTGATGACTGCCTATTTTTATTTGAAAATCTGAAAGGTGTTTCTGAATGgcaagatttttaattttttttgtatattATAAACACCGGATTTAGATGCTCTCCTTTCTGGTTCTTTGTGGCTCAGGTATTTCTACTGGTGGACGAGTAAATCCCCGAGAAGGCGTTGTTCTTCATTCCACAAAACTTATTCAGGAGTGGAATACGGTTGATCTGCGGACTCCGATATCGGATGTGCTTCACTTGCCAGTGTGGGTAGACAATGACGGTAACTGTGCAGCTTTGGCAGAGAGAAAATTTGGGCAAGGAAAAGGAGTGGAAAACTTCGTAACCCTCATCACTGGTACAGGTATCTATCTATGTGCTTCGGCCAAAATCCAACGTAGAGCTAAACTACTGAAAtcctgcatttaaaacacatttaaatattGTGTTGGATCATAATTGCTGACTCAAAGCAGTAGTtactttttttaatgaattatgTGCCAGTGGTTGCCGTTTGAACCTGACTGTTCGCTATGACATTTAATTTCCCTTAACCTATAGGAAACATGTGGTCATTTTGGGTAGTAGCAGCTCAAATAGCAAGCTTTTCCTCATTGATTATGGCACTCATAGAAGAGCATGTATGAGTCAAATCAAACTTGCTAATTCTCAGATACAAGTTCAAGAAGGAATTGCTGCAAAATGGAGTGGGGGGCCCTTCCACAAGCATCCCCTATGCACCGTttagtgcaggggtaggcaacctaaggcccgtgggccagatgcggcccaatggctttctcaatccggccggcggacggtccgggaatcagcgtgtttttacatgagtagaatgtgtgcttttatttaaaaatgaatctctgg
This portion of the Podarcis raffonei isolate rPodRaf1 chromosome 17, rPodRaf1.pri, whole genome shotgun sequence genome encodes:
- the GNE gene encoding bifunctional UDP-N-acetylglucosamine 2-epimerase/N-acetylmannosamine kinase isoform X1; amino-acid sequence: MGSNVRLRREQQIPLGPHELYFTNLSKQKQKRVMEKNGNNRKLRVCVATCNRADYSKLAPIMFGIKAEPQFFELDVVVLGSHLIDDYGNTYRMIEQDDFDIHTRLHTIVRGEDEAAMVESVGLALVKLPDVLNRLKPDIMIVHGDRFDALALATSAALMNIRILHIEGGEVSGTIDDSIRHAITKLAHYHVCCTRSAEQHLISMCEDHDRILLAGCPSYDKLLSAKNKDYMSVILMWLGEDVKPKDYIIALQHPVTTDIKHSIKMFELTLDALISFNKRTLVLFPNIDAGSKEMVRVMRKKGVEHHPNFRAVKHVPFDQFIQLVAHAGCMIGNSSCGVREVGAFGTPVINLGTRQIGRETGENVLHVRDADTQDKILQALHLQFGKQYPCSKIYGDGNAVPRILKFLKSIDLQEPLQKKFCFPSVKENISQDIDHILETQSALAVDLGGTNLRVAIVSMKGEIVKKYTQLNPKTYEDRIALILKMCVEVASEAVNLNCRILGVGISTGGRVNPREGVVLHSTKLIQEWNTVDLRTPISDVLHLPVWVDNDGNCAALAERKFGQGKGVENFVTLITGTGIGGGIIHQNELIHGSSFCAAELGHIVVSLDGPECLCGSHGCIEAYASGIALQREAKKLHDEDLLLIGGMSVMKEETVTAAHLIQAAKLGNTKADHIVKTAGKALGLGVVNILHTINPSLVILSGILASHYINAVKDVIHQQALFSVQNVKVVVSELSDPALLGAASMVLDYTTRRIY
- the GNE gene encoding bifunctional UDP-N-acetylglucosamine 2-epimerase/N-acetylmannosamine kinase isoform X2; this encodes MEKNGNNRKLRVCVATCNRADYSKLAPIMFGIKAEPQFFELDVVVLGSHLIDDYGNTYRMIEQDDFDIHTRLHTIVRGEDEAAMVESVGLALVKLPDVLNRLKPDIMIVHGDRFDALALATSAALMNIRILHIEGGEVSGTIDDSIRHAITKLAHYHVCCTRSAEQHLISMCEDHDRILLAGCPSYDKLLSAKNKDYMSVILMWLGEDVKPKDYIIALQHPVTTDIKHSIKMFELTLDALISFNKRTLVLFPNIDAGSKEMVRVMRKKGVEHHPNFRAVKHVPFDQFIQLVAHAGCMIGNSSCGVREVGAFGTPVINLGTRQIGRETGENVLHVRDADTQDKILQALHLQFGKQYPCSKIYGDGNAVPRILKFLKSIDLQEPLQKKFCFPSVKENISQDIDHILETQSALAVDLGGTNLRVAIVSMKGEIVKKYTQLNPKTYEDRIALILKMCVEVASEAVNLNCRILGVGISTGGRVNPREGVVLHSTKLIQEWNTVDLRTPISDVLHLPVWVDNDGNCAALAERKFGQGKGVENFVTLITGTGIGGGIIHQNELIHGSSFCAAELGHIVVSLDGPECLCGSHGCIEAYASGIALQREAKKLHDEDLLLIGGMSVMKEETVTAAHLIQAAKLGNTKADHIVKTAGKALGLGVVNILHTINPSLVILSGILASHYINAVKDVIHQQALFSVQNVKVVVSELSDPALLGAASMVLDYTTRRIY